Proteins encoded together in one Candidatus Babeliales bacterium window:
- a CDS encoding class I SAM-dependent methyltransferase, translating into MRPVKEQRQSYQKLLRKNIELSGAQESFFAEYKAIKLTQWFPQLLTTPHTILDFGCGDGIMTSFVQALCPQATIYGIDASLEHIEVAQMAYENITFIHSDAPKIPFADSSFDLIYAADIFHHLPKNQHESYCAEIYRILKPNGTFVMLELNPLNLMTAYRFMQNPMEKDASMLWPWYTKKLLHTEYAAVSLQFYGFFPNKLKRLEFLEAYMGKLPFGSLYICKGYKN; encoded by the coding sequence ATGCGGCCAGTAAAAGAACAACGGCAAAGCTACCAGAAACTTTTGCGAAAAAACATTGAACTATCTGGCGCACAAGAAAGTTTCTTTGCTGAGTACAAAGCAATCAAACTCACGCAATGGTTCCCGCAATTGCTGACAACACCGCATACAATACTCGATTTTGGCTGTGGCGACGGCATCATGACTTCGTTTGTGCAGGCACTTTGTCCACAAGCAACCATCTATGGCATTGATGCATCGCTAGAGCATATTGAGGTTGCACAAATGGCATATGAAAATATCACGTTCATACATTCTGATGCACCAAAAATTCCATTTGCTGATAGCAGCTTTGACTTGATATATGCAGCAGATATTTTTCATCATCTTCCAAAAAATCAACATGAATCATACTGCGCAGAGATATATCGCATATTAAAACCGAACGGAACTTTTGTGATGCTAGAGCTGAATCCTTTAAATCTAATGACCGCTTATCGTTTTATGCAAAATCCTATGGAAAAAGATGCCTCCATGCTCTGGCCTTGGTATACAAAAAAACTGCTGCACACCGAGTATGCAGCAGTTTCGTTACAATTTTACGGATTTTTTCCAAACAAACTTAAACGGTTAGAATTTCTGGAAGCGTATATGGGCAAACTTCCTTTTGGATCGCTGTATATATGTAAGGGATATAAAAATTGA